One segment of Castanea sativa cultivar Marrone di Chiusa Pesio chromosome 3, ASM4071231v1 DNA contains the following:
- the LOC142629873 gene encoding accelerated cell death 11-like isoform X1 produces MAATRDNPVRKLADSLQALADTVNSDNPHIKVSDLVQFCRMSYTAIFYFGITVKFPDLDPQTKVDNFLEASKKYDTIQDLVESEIKNGTARDEGSPCRTLARFRRVIDLAREVLEQILTSGRVAAQSTEENSQKSSIDYTHLRKNSVETFAVAYEQVFVPYPGWTAGECFSLSVGLSKNIVLAALEELPPPDLLLKILNEDEDSAKEQAHKYINAAKVVLQYIDSVFLSSETGAEMLRSI; encoded by the exons ATGGCGGCGACACGGGACAATCCCGTGAGGAAGTTGGCAGATTCACTTCAGGCGCTTGCCGATACTGTAAACTCGGACAATCCACACATCAAGGTCAGCGACCTGGTTCAGTTTTGCCGTATGAGTTATACTGCTATCTTCTACTTTGGCATCACTGTTAAGTTTCCGGACCTGGACCCCCAAACTAAG GTGGATAATTTTTTGGAAGCCTCAAAGAAATACGACACAATACAGGATTTAGTGGAAAGTGAAATTAAGAATGGTACTGCGAGGGATGAAGGTAGCCCATGCAGAACCCTGGCGCGATTTAGGCGTGTAATTGACTTGGCGAGGGAAGTGCTTGAGCAAATTCTTACTAGCGGCAG AGTTGCTGCACAATCAACCGAGGAGAACAGTCAAAAATCAAGCATTGATTACACGCATTTGAG GAAAAATTCTGTTGAGACATTTGCAGTAGCTTATGAGCAAGTTTTTGTTCCATATCCTGGATGGACTGCCGGTGAATGTTTTAGTTTGTCCGTCGGTTTGTCCAAGAATATTGTGCTTGCTGCATTGGAAGAACTTCCTCCTCCGGACCTCTTATTGAAGATTTTAAATGAAGATG AGGATTCAGCGAAGGAGCAAGCTCACAAGTACATTAATGCGGCAAAAGTTGTTCTGCAGTACATTGACAGCGTCTTCCTATCATCTGAAACAGGTGCCGAGATGCTTAGGTCGATCTAG
- the LOC142629873 gene encoding accelerated cell death 11-like isoform X3 has translation MAATRDNPVRKLADSLQALADTVNSDNPHIKVSDLVQFCRMSYTAIFYFGITVKFPDLDPQTKDLVESEIKNGTARDEGSPCRTLARFRRVIDLAREVLEQILTSGRVAAQSTEENSQKSSIDYTHLRKNSVETFAVAYEQVFVPYPGWTAGECFSLSVGLSKNIVLAALEELPPPDLLLKILNEDEDSAKEQAHKYINAAKVVLQYIDSVFLSSETGAEMLRSI, from the exons ATGGCGGCGACACGGGACAATCCCGTGAGGAAGTTGGCAGATTCACTTCAGGCGCTTGCCGATACTGTAAACTCGGACAATCCACACATCAAGGTCAGCGACCTGGTTCAGTTTTGCCGTATGAGTTATACTGCTATCTTCTACTTTGGCATCACTGTTAAGTTTCCGGACCTGGACCCCCAAACTAAG GATTTAGTGGAAAGTGAAATTAAGAATGGTACTGCGAGGGATGAAGGTAGCCCATGCAGAACCCTGGCGCGATTTAGGCGTGTAATTGACTTGGCGAGGGAAGTGCTTGAGCAAATTCTTACTAGCGGCAG AGTTGCTGCACAATCAACCGAGGAGAACAGTCAAAAATCAAGCATTGATTACACGCATTTGAG GAAAAATTCTGTTGAGACATTTGCAGTAGCTTATGAGCAAGTTTTTGTTCCATATCCTGGATGGACTGCCGGTGAATGTTTTAGTTTGTCCGTCGGTTTGTCCAAGAATATTGTGCTTGCTGCATTGGAAGAACTTCCTCCTCCGGACCTCTTATTGAAGATTTTAAATGAAGATG AGGATTCAGCGAAGGAGCAAGCTCACAAGTACATTAATGCGGCAAAAGTTGTTCTGCAGTACATTGACAGCGTCTTCCTATCATCTGAAACAGGTGCCGAGATGCTTAGGTCGATCTAG
- the LOC142629873 gene encoding accelerated cell death 11-like isoform X2 gives MAATRDNPVRKLADSLQALADTVNSDNPHIKVSDLVQFCRMSYTAIFYFGITVKFPDLDPQTKVDNFLEASKKYDTIQDLVESEIKNGTARDEGSPCRTLARFRRVIDLAREVLEQILTSGRVAAQSTEENSQKSSIDYTHLRKNSVETFAVAYEQVFVPYPGWTAGECFSLSVGLSKNIVLAALEELPPPDLLLKILNEDEDSAKEQAHKYINAAKVVLQYIDSVFLSSETGAEMLRSI, from the exons ATGGCGGCGACACGGGACAATCCCGTGAGGAAGTTGGCAGATTCACTTCAGGCGCTTGCCGATACTGTAAACTCGGACAATCCACACATCAAGGTCAGCGACCTGGTTCAGTTTTGCCGTATGAGTTATACTGCTATCTTCTACTTTGGCATCACTGTTAAGTTTCCGGACCTGGACCCCCAAA CAAAGGTGGATAATTTTTTGGAAGCCTCAAAGAAATACGACACAATACAGGATTTAGTGGAAAGTGAAATTAAGAATGGTACTGCGAGGGATGAAGGTAGCCCATGCAGAACCCTGGCGCGATTTAGGCGTGTAATTGACTTGGCGAGGGAAGTGCTTGAGCAAATTCTTACTAGCGGCAG AGTTGCTGCACAATCAACCGAGGAGAACAGTCAAAAATCAAGCATTGATTACACGCATTTGAG GAAAAATTCTGTTGAGACATTTGCAGTAGCTTATGAGCAAGTTTTTGTTCCATATCCTGGATGGACTGCCGGTGAATGTTTTAGTTTGTCCGTCGGTTTGTCCAAGAATATTGTGCTTGCTGCATTGGAAGAACTTCCTCCTCCGGACCTCTTATTGAAGATTTTAAATGAAGATG AGGATTCAGCGAAGGAGCAAGCTCACAAGTACATTAATGCGGCAAAAGTTGTTCTGCAGTACATTGACAGCGTCTTCCTATCATCTGAAACAGGTGCCGAGATGCTTAGGTCGATCTAG